In a genomic window of Pedobacter sp. KBS0701:
- a CDS encoding NAD(P)-dependent oxidoreductase — protein sequence MNTIKIGWIGLGNMGIPMAEQLIKADYAVTVYNRSKDKETALKEMGALIAETPKNLISQTEVVILMVSDDAAIEQIFNGPEGLFSAGISGKIIINMSTVSPAISKKMDTLCKEKGAQYLDSPVSGSVKQAETGQLVIMVGGDETAFEQVKPILEKIGKMAVRLGNTGAGNVAKLAINSLLALYTQGLAETVVFANQQGIETEDLLNLLNNGAIANTFTKIKGDAIIADNYKPAFALKHIVKDLNLAKAIGLDSPLAKTALNTFEAATAKYGEEDLIAVIKHVKE from the coding sequence ATGAACACAATAAAAATAGGTTGGATTGGCTTGGGCAATATGGGGATTCCAATGGCAGAACAATTGATAAAAGCTGATTACGCAGTTACCGTTTATAACAGGAGTAAGGATAAAGAAACCGCTTTGAAAGAAATGGGTGCATTGATTGCCGAAACGCCCAAAAATCTGATTAGCCAAACAGAGGTAGTAATATTAATGGTATCTGATGATGCTGCAATTGAGCAGATTTTTAACGGACCAGAAGGCCTTTTCAGCGCAGGAATTTCAGGTAAAATCATAATTAATATGAGTACCGTTTCTCCTGCTATTTCAAAAAAAATGGACACGCTGTGTAAAGAAAAAGGAGCACAATATTTAGATTCACCGGTTTCTGGAAGTGTAAAACAGGCAGAAACAGGACAATTGGTGATTATGGTGGGTGGCGATGAAACTGCTTTCGAACAGGTGAAACCCATACTAGAAAAAATAGGTAAAATGGCAGTACGCCTGGGTAATACAGGTGCTGGTAATGTGGCTAAACTGGCCATTAATTCATTACTGGCCCTATATACCCAAGGTTTGGCTGAAACAGTAGTATTTGCCAATCAACAGGGAATTGAAACTGAAGACCTGCTTAATCTGCTCAATAATGGAGCTATAGCTAACACCTTCACCAAAATTAAAGGCGATGCCATTATAGCCGATAACTATAAGCCTGCTTTTGCCCTTAAACATATTGTAAAAGATTTAAACCTGGCCAAAGCAATCGGACTTGATTCACCTTTGGCCAAAACCGCATTAAATACTTTTGAGGCAGCAACCGCCAAATATGGAGAGGAAGATCTGATTGCCGTAATTAAACATGTTAAAGAATAA